Genomic DNA from Halobaculum sp. CBA1158:
GCCGCCAACGCGGCCGCGTTCCGCGAGGAACTGACGACCCTCGACGACCGGATTGAGTCCCTCGTCGCCGACGCGGACGAGGGTGTGCTCCTCGTGGCCGGCCACAACTCCGTCCGGTATCTCGGCGACCGCTACGGGCTGGAGATCGAGGCGCTCACAGGGCTCTCGCCCGACGACCGGCCGACCACGCGGGACATCGAGCGCGCGCAGGAGGCGATCGCGACACACGACCTCCGATACGTCTGCGCGGACCCGCTGGAGTCACAGCGCGCGGCCGACCAGCTCGTGGCGGAGACGGACGCCGAGGCCGTGCTCCCGCTGACGGCGATGCCCGGCCTCACCGACGAGTGGGCGGAGAACGACTGGGGCTACCTCGACGTGATGCGCGAGGTGAACGTCCCGACGCTGGAGGAGGCGCTGTCGCGATGACGGCCGCGGTTGACGTGCGCGAGGTGACGTTCGCCTACGGCGACCGACCGGTGATAGCGGACGTGTCGCTCACGGTCGAGGCCGGGGAGTTCCTCGGCCTCGTCGGCCCGAACGGCTCGGGTAAGACGACGCTGCTGGAGCTGGCGATCGGCCTCCGTCGCCCCGACGCCGGGAGCGTTTCGCTGTTCGGCGAGCCGGCGGCCGACCGCGCCGACGGCGAGCGCGTCGGCTACGTCCCGCAGGACGCGGGCGGGACGGCCGGCGAGATGCCCGTCACCGTCGAGGAGGTCGTTCGGATGGGACGGTACCCCCGCAGGCTCCTCGGTCGGTTCCGCGACGAGGACCGCGCCGCGGTCGCCGAGGCGCTGGCGCGCGTCGACATCGCCGACATCGCCGACCGCCGGATCGGCCGGCTCTCGGGCGGCCAGCGACAGCGGGCGTTCATCGCGCGGGCGCTCGCGGCCGGGGCGGACCTGCTCGCGCTCGACGAGCCGACCGTCGGCGTCGACGCCGAGTCGCGAGAGGCGTTCTACGACCTCCTCCACGAACTGAACGACGAGGGGATGACGATCGTGCTCATCGAGCACGACATCGGCGTCGTCACGACGCACGCCACCGAGATCGCCTGTCTCAACCGAGAGCT
This window encodes:
- a CDS encoding metal ABC transporter ATP-binding protein, with the translated sequence MTAAVDVREVTFAYGDRPVIADVSLTVEAGEFLGLVGPNGSGKTTLLELAIGLRRPDAGSVSLFGEPAADRADGERVGYVPQDAGGTAGEMPVTVEEVVRMGRYPRRLLGRFRDEDRAAVAEALARVDIADIADRRIGRLSGGQRQRAFIARALAAGADLLALDEPTVGVDAESREAFYDLLHELNDEGMTIVLIEHDIGVVTTHATEIACLNRELFFHGYPEAFVETDALAEAYGNAQHVVAHDHP